A section of the Spirochaetota bacterium genome encodes:
- a CDS encoding glycosyltransferase: protein MEDSIYYDSWKEERDVLLEYNQVTLGDVNIVNILGVGIDNVNRAQAVVKVMKMIEGGGVHHVISLNPYKLHRIKSNQDLRLISSKAAMHFASGAGLQWSAKMLRAGLKERIPLMSFLMDLVRIAEIKEYSIFIVGGRPEIAEKTFFNIRKSFPNIRIVGRHGGYFNPERELSVVEAIRKSQADIILVGMGFPLEDKWIYKYKNEFRKAVLISVGGSIDYISGEVKLAPPFFMGRGLDWFYRIVARPWRIGRLFRSIFFFIQVIFSRLFSR from the coding sequence ATGGAAGACTCGATCTATTACGATTCCTGGAAGGAGGAGAGGGACGTTCTCCTGGAATACAACCAGGTCACGCTGGGCGACGTGAATATCGTGAACATCCTGGGCGTGGGCATCGACAACGTGAACCGCGCGCAGGCGGTCGTCAAGGTCATGAAGATGATCGAGGGCGGCGGCGTGCACCACGTGATCTCCCTTAACCCCTACAAACTCCACCGCATCAAGTCCAACCAGGACCTGCGCCTCATCTCGAGCAAGGCCGCGATGCACTTCGCGAGCGGCGCGGGGCTGCAGTGGTCAGCGAAGATGCTGCGCGCTGGGCTCAAGGAGCGCATTCCCCTCATGAGCTTCCTCATGGACCTGGTACGCATCGCCGAGATCAAGGAATACTCGATCTTCATCGTGGGCGGCCGGCCGGAGATCGCCGAGAAAACGTTCTTCAACATACGCAAGTCGTTCCCCAATATACGCATCGTGGGACGCCACGGCGGCTACTTCAATCCCGAGCGCGAGCTCTCGGTAGTTGAGGCGATCCGCAAGTCGCAGGCGGACATCATCCTGGTGGGCATGGGGTTCCCGCTCGAGGACAAGTGGATATACAAGTACAAGAATGAGTTCAGGAAGGCGGTGCTTATCAGCGTGGGGGGAAGCATCGACTACATTTCCGGCGAGGTGAAACTCGCGCCCCCGTTCTTCATGGGCAGGGGACTGGACTGGTTCTACCGCATCGTTGCCCGCCCATGGCGCATCGGAAGGCTGTTCAGGAGTATTTTCTTTTTCATCCAGGTGATATTCTCGAGGCTCTTTTCGCGGTAA
- a CDS encoding GAF domain-containing protein, whose protein sequence is MQETVYQRGGGTMQEDGSPRMDKYTLEYLERQLHNLSRLVEINQIINSTLDMGKLLTIIMEIIKDIMEAEASTLLLYEESSHDLVFKVALGEAGKELQEKYRVKVGQGIAGWVAEHRASVYINDVYKDDRFDPNFDKMTGFLTKSILCAPLLFKGKLVGVIQAINPINRPVFTDDDVVLINAFATQCALAVQNAIYFKNALEEERIKSELMSAQTIQHSLLPDITTNYGTLRIAAKSLAAREMGGEFYEIYNFSDSVGISLGDFQAKGIPGAIYASVASGALKALTRVKHDNPALLISRAYDSLRDVFAISRNRALFYAHVKFDENLLRFALAGVAYTILVRDGCSRYLRFGGDLEEKEPSNVTVRLRPGDYFVVITDGIVNLKNRGGQLIGLKRIMKQLEAPHENPEDVIHSLLRLMNDFTEGLERREDVSMIVMKVK, encoded by the coding sequence ATGCAGGAAACAGTATACCAGCGAGGCGGTGGTACCATGCAGGAAGACGGCAGTCCCCGGATGGACAAATACACTCTCGAGTACCTGGAGCGCCAGCTCCACAACCTGAGCCGGCTGGTCGAAATCAACCAGATAATCAACTCGACCCTGGACATGGGAAAGCTCCTCACGATCATCATGGAGATCATCAAGGACATCATGGAAGCGGAGGCGAGCACGCTGCTCCTCTACGAGGAGAGCAGCCACGACCTGGTCTTCAAGGTGGCGCTGGGCGAGGCGGGCAAGGAGCTCCAGGAAAAATACCGCGTGAAGGTGGGCCAGGGGATCGCCGGCTGGGTCGCCGAACACCGCGCGAGCGTTTATATCAACGACGTCTACAAGGACGACCGCTTTGACCCCAACTTCGACAAGATGACGGGCTTTCTCACGAAGTCCATCCTCTGCGCGCCGCTCCTGTTCAAGGGAAAGCTCGTGGGGGTCATCCAGGCCATCAACCCGATCAACCGTCCCGTCTTCACGGACGACGACGTGGTCCTTATCAACGCCTTCGCGACCCAGTGCGCCCTGGCCGTACAGAACGCGATCTACTTTAAAAACGCCCTCGAGGAGGAGCGGATCAAGAGCGAGCTCATGTCCGCGCAGACCATCCAGCATTCCCTCCTGCCGGACATCACTACCAACTATGGGACCCTGCGCATCGCGGCGAAGTCGCTCGCGGCGCGCGAGATGGGCGGCGAGTTCTACGAGATATACAATTTCAGCGATTCGGTGGGGATCTCGCTGGGGGATTTCCAGGCCAAGGGAATCCCGGGGGCCATCTATGCGTCGGTCGCCAGCGGGGCGCTCAAGGCGCTCACACGCGTGAAGCACGACAATCCCGCGCTCCTGATAAGCCGGGCGTACGACTCCCTGCGCGACGTGTTCGCGATCAGCCGCAACCGCGCGCTGTTCTACGCCCACGTGAAGTTCGACGAGAACCTGCTCCGCTTCGCGCTCGCGGGCGTCGCCTACACCATACTCGTCAGGGACGGGTGCTCGCGCTACCTGCGCTTCGGCGGGGACCTCGAGGAAAAGGAGCCGTCCAACGTGACGGTAAGGCTGCGCCCGGGGGACTATTTCGTGGTCATCACGGACGGGATCGTGAACCTGAAAAACAGGGGAGGGCAGCTTATCGGGCTCAAGCGCATCATGAAGCAGCTCGAGGCGCCGCACGAGAATCCCGAGGACGTGATCCATTCGCTGCTGCGGCTCATGAACGATTTTACCGAGGGCCTGGAGCGCCGCGAGGACGTCTCGATGATCGTGATGAAGGTGAAATGA